From a single Theropithecus gelada isolate Dixy chromosome 8, Tgel_1.0, whole genome shotgun sequence genomic region:
- the FAM110B gene encoding protein FAM110B has translation MPTETLQTGSMVKPVSPAGTFTSAVPLRILNKGPDYFRRQAEPNPKRLSAVERLEADKAKYVKSQEVINAKQEPVKPAVLAKPPVCPAAKRALGSPTLKVFGNHAKTESGVQRENLKLEILKNIINSSEGSSSGSGHKHSSRNWPPHRSETTDLHRHSFAESLKVYPTQGRGSPQEGGSHVSRRLLEQSAESFLHVSHSSSDIRKVTSVKPLKAIPCSSSAPPLPPKPKIAAIATMKSPEADPVEPACGVSRRPSLQRSKSDLSDRYFRVDADVERFFNYCGLDPEELENLGMENFARANSDIISLNFRSASMISSDCEQSQDSNSDLRNDDSANDRVPYGISAIERNARIIKWLYSIKQARESQKVSHV, from the coding sequence ATGCCCACGGAGACCCTACAGACAGGTAGCATGGTGAAGCCGGTCAGCCCCGCGGGCACCTTCACCTCTGCCGTGCCCCTGCGTATCCTGAACAAGGGGCCAGACTACTTCCGCAGGCAGGCCGAGCCCAACCCCAAGAGGCTCAGCGCCGTGGAGAGGCTGGAGGCCGACAAGGCCAAGTACGTCAAGAGCCAGGAGGTGATCAACGCCAAGCAGGAGCCCGTAAAGCCCGCCGTGCTGGCCAAGCCCCCGGTGTGCCCGGCTGCCAAGCGCGCGCTGGGCAGCCCCACGCTCAAAGTATTTGGCAACCACGCCAAGACCGAGAGCGGCGTGCAGAGGGAGAACCTCAAGCTGGAGATCCTGAAGAATATCATCAATAGCTCCGAGGGCTCCAGCTCGGGCTCGGGGCACAAGCACAGCTCCCGCAACTGGCCGCCCCACCGGTCGGAAACCACCGACCTGCACCGTCACTCCTTCGCGGAGTCCCTGAAAGTCTACCCCACGCAGGGCCGCGGCAGCCCGCAGGAGGGCGGCTCCCACGTGAGCAGGAGACTGCTGGAGCAGTCAGCCGAGTCCTTCCTCCACGTGTCCCACAGCTCTTCGGACATCCGCAAGGTGACCAGCGTGAAGCCCCTCAAGGCCATCCCCTGCAGTAGctctgcccctcccctgcctcccaagCCCAAAATTGCAGCCATCGCCACCATGAAGTCCCCCGAGGCCGACCCTGTGGAACCAGCTTGTGGAGTCAGCCGAAGACCCTCCCTCCAGCGGTCTAAGTCAGACTTGAGTGACAGATATTTCCGAGTGGACGCGGACGTGGAGAGGTTCTTCAACTACTGTGGACTGGACCCGGAAGAGCTGGAAAACCTGGGAATGGAAAACTTTGCAAGGGCTAATTCTGACATAATATCCCTCAACTTCCGCAGCGCAAGCATGATCAGCTCAGACTGTGAACAGTCTCAGGACAGTAACAGTGACCTTAGAAATGATGACAGTGCCAATGACCGTGTGCCGTATGGCATTTCTGCCATCGAAAGAAATGCCAGAATCATCAAGTGGTTATATAGCATCAAACAAGCTAGAGAGTCACAGAAGGTCTCCCACGTGTAA